In Candidatus Tectomicrobia bacterium, the genomic stretch GATGCGGGCACCTCCCCGGCTCGAAGCCGGTGGTTTCGCTTGGCGAGCAAGTGGGGAAGCTCAAGGCCGCCCTGGACGCGCGCCAGGATCCCGATCTGCTGATCCTGGCACGGACGGACGCGGCGGCCGATCACGGGTTGGACGAGGCAATCCGGCGGGCGCATGCCTTCAAGGAGGCGGGAGCGGATCTGATTTTCATCGAAGTGGATGGAACGAGAGAGGAGCTTGTCCGGATCGGAAAGGAGGTCCCCGGGCCGCTGGCCGTCACGGTGGACGAGTCCCGGCGGGACGCACCGTTTTCTCCACAGGAGCTGGCCGCGCTCGGCTTCCGGCTGATCATATATCCCGGGATCATCCGCTGCACATATTTAAAGGCGGTCACGGATGCTCTGAGGATATTGAAGAAGGAAAGCTCGACCCTGGCGGCCAAGGATCGACTCGCCTCTTTCCGGGATTACAACCAAGCGCTAGGCATCGAGGAGATCAACGCCTGGGAAGAGAAGTATCTCTCATCCATCCGAAATCCGGCGTGATCTCGAAAGGACATCCTGGAGGGCGGGATCCGGCGGCCCGGCTGTTTCATCGCCGGGCCTGATCCCGCGCCTTTTCAAATGAACCAGCCAACCAGATGCCCAATCCGTCCCTGAGACAAGGCTAGGCCAGTGCGCCTCCGTCCACCGGAAGGACCGTCCCGGTGACCATCGAGGAGGCTTCGCTCGCCAGAAACACCGCCGCCCCCGCGCAATCTTCCGCCTCCAGCAGGCGGGGGATCGGCTGGAGGGAGAGAACGCGCTGGAGTTTTTCTTCATTTTGCCAGGTGGCAGCCGAAAAATCCGTGCGGGTGAGTATGGGGGCGATGGCATTCACCGTAATTCCATAGCGGCCGAGCTCGGAGGCGAACTGGCGCGTCATCATGATCTGGGCGGCCTTGCTGATGCTGTAGTCGCCGTAGCCGGCCCGCGCCTTGAGGCCGGTGGAGGAGACGACATTGATCACCCTTCCCCACCCGCGCCCGGCCATGGGCCGGGCGAGCATCTGGATCATCTGGAGGTAGCCGCTCACGTTCGCGCGCATGGTGGCTTGCCAGCTTTCGAGAGGGCAATCCAGCAGGGGGCCGAGGGTGCCCCGGGCGGCGGCGTTGTTCACCAGGATGTCAATTCTTCCAAAGGCTGGCTCGGCCTTCCGGCAAAGGTCGAGGATTCCTTCCTCCCTGGACAGGTCCGACTCGGCCAAGGCGATCCTGCCTCCACCCGGGGGAATGCTTTCGGCCGCCCTCTTCAGCCGGACGCCATCCCGGCCATGCAGCACCACGTCCGCTCCGGCGGCCGCGAAGGCGCGGGCGATCGCGTGCCCGATGCCCCGGGCGCTGCCCGTGACCAAGGCGGTCTTCCCCCTCAGCGAGAACATGGCCTCTCCATCAATCCAGCAGGACGGAACGGATGTAATCCTCGTTCCAGGCGAGGCCCAGGCCGGGCTTTTCCGAAAGGACGAGGGCGCCGTCCTGGAAATCGAAACCCTCTTGGAACAGCGGCTGCCACCAGGGCTGGTAGGTCTGCCAGATCGCCCCTGGCGTGGCCGCCTGAAGGTGAGCGCTCACCTCCATGAACATGTGGGGGGTGATCGGGACGTTATAGGCGTGGCACAGGGCGGCGGACTGGCGCCAGCCGGTCACCCCGCCGATCCGCATGAGGTCCACCATCAGGTAGTCCGCCGCCCGCCGGCGCAGGAAAGGCAGGAGGCCCTGGGTGCCGAAATTCGTCTCCCCCGCGCAGACGGGGCAGTCGAGCGCCTGGCTGACCCGCGCGCACCCCTCGATGTCCTCGTGCGGAACCGGCTCTTCGAGCCAGTAGGGGCGGAGCGGCTCCATCGCCTTGCCCGCCTGAATCGCGGCCGGCGCATCCCATCCCTGGTTCACATCCACCATGATCTCGATCTCGGGCCCCAGCGCCTCGCGGACGATGCAGCAGCGTTCCACATCATCCCGCCAGTCCTTCTTGCCCACCCGGAATTTAACCGCCCGGAAACCCCGCTCCTTCAGCTCGGCGGCCTCCTCGGCGAGTTGCTCCCGCGAGGCGTGGAGCCAGAGCGCCTCTCCGGCGTAGACCTCGGCCCGGTTCTTGAAGCCCCCGAGGATGCGGAAGAGCGGCAGCCCGGCGGTACGGGCCAGAGCGTCCCAGCATGCGGTGTCGATGGCCGCCATCGCGATCAGGGCGGAACCCGCATGGCCGATGAACGTGGTGGCGCTGTACAGCTTCCACCAGAGGGCCTCGGGAAGAAGGGCGCTCTCGCCGATGGCC encodes the following:
- a CDS encoding isocitrate lyase/PEP mutase family protein, with translation MNERRRRLRALLESGDPLLAPACIDAFSARMVEQAGFHVNYLTGNGASAALLGRPDVGLMTLREVADVCRNISLATAIPLIADADTGYGNAINVIRTVRELELAGAACLQLEDQVTPKRCGHLPGSKPVVSLGEQVGKLKAALDARQDPDLLILARTDAAADHGLDEAIRRAHAFKEAGADLIFIEVDGTREELVRIGKEVPGPLAVTVDESRRDAPFSPQELAALGFRLIIYPGIIRCTYLKAVTDALRILKKESSTLAAKDRLASFRDYNQALGIEEINAWEEKYLSSIRNPA
- a CDS encoding mandelate racemase/muconate lactonizing enzyme family protein, giving the protein MSVPGGLIESIQVRTVSVPIARPVITATFRSDTVESVLVTVRTRDGVQGMGWSFCFGKKRIAAIAALTGDLAAAAIGESALLPEALWWKLYSATTFIGHAGSALIAMAAIDTACWDALARTAGLPLFRILGGFKNRAEVYAGEALWLHASREQLAEEAAELKERGFRAVKFRVGKKDWRDDVERCCIVREALGPEIEIMVDVNQGWDAPAAIQAGKAMEPLRPYWLEEPVPHEDIEGCARVSQALDCPVCAGETNFGTQGLLPFLRRRAADYLMVDLMRIGGVTGWRQSAALCHAYNVPITPHMFMEVSAHLQAATPGAIWQTYQPWWQPLFQEGFDFQDGALVLSEKPGLGLAWNEDYIRSVLLD
- a CDS encoding SDR family oxidoreductase, which encodes MFSLRGKTALVTGSARGIGHAIARAFAAAGADVVLHGRDGVRLKRAAESIPPGGGRIALAESDLSREEGILDLCRKAEPAFGRIDILVNNAAARGTLGPLLDCPLESWQATMRANVSGYLQMIQMLARPMAGRGWGRVINVVSSTGLKARAGYGDYSISKAAQIMMTRQFASELGRYGITVNAIAPILTRTDFSAATWQNEEKLQRVLSLQPIPRLLEAEDCAGAAVFLASEASSMVTGTVLPVDGGALA